One window of Triticum dicoccoides isolate Atlit2015 ecotype Zavitan chromosome 5A, WEW_v2.0, whole genome shotgun sequence genomic DNA carries:
- the LOC119301034 gene encoding 60S ribosomal protein L15-2 — MGAYKFVSELWRRKQSDVMRFVQRVRCWEYRQQPAIVRITRPTRPDRARRLGFKAKQGYVVYRIRVRRGGRKRPVPKGIVYGKPKHQGITQLKFQRNKRSVAEERAGRRLGGLRVLNSYWVNEDSTYKYFEVILVDVAHSAVRNDPRINWLCKPVHKHRELRGLTSAGKKFRGLRGKGHRHHKNRPSRRATWKRNQTVSLRRYR, encoded by the exons aTGG GCGCGTACAAGTTCGTGTCGGAGCTATGGAGGAGGAAGCAGTCGGACGTGATGAGGTTCGTGCAGCGCGTGCGTTGCTGGGAGTACAGGCAGCAGCCGGCCATCGTGCGCATCACCAGGCCCACCCGCCCCGACAGGGCTCGCCGTCTCGGCTTCAAGGCCAAGCAG GGGTATGTGGTCTACCGTATCCGTGTCAGGCGTGGTGGCAGGAAGAGGCCAGTGCCCAAGGGTATTGTCTATGGTAAGCCCAAGCACCAGGGTATTACCCAGCTCAAGTTCCAGAGGAACAAGAGGTCTGTTGCTGAAGAAAGAGCTGGGCGCAGGCTGGGTGGTCTTCGTGTGCTCAACTCCTACTGGGTGAATGAG GACTCTACCTACAAGTACTTTGAGGTCATCCTTGTTGATGTTGCTCACAGTGCTGTCCGCAATGACCCAAGGATCAACTGGCTCTGCAAGCCCGTGCACAAGCACCGTGAGCTTCGTGGCCTAACGTCGGCCGGAAAGAAGTTCCGTGGTCTGCGTGGCAAGGGCCACCGCCACCACAAGAACAGGCCCTCAAGGAGAGCCACCTGGAAGCGCAACCAGACCGTCTCCCTCCGCCGCTACCGTTAA
- the LOC119299435 gene encoding C-type natriuretic peptide-like — MATPMLRSAVAGLALRRSASLRLPARPASAVSFGSNTAAGRFEKRHVDEKNDESDAARRRRNQERHGISRGHAGDSGDSAWMMMMLDDDRPPSTGPDSTAGSSSTSRASAAAELDVSSPSSGGFWGEESSSSWGSGGGDSGFGGGGCSGD, encoded by the exons ATGGCGACGCCGATGCTGCGATCTGCCGTTGCTGGCCTCGCGCTCCGGCGATCGGCAAGCCTGAGGCTTCCTGCTCGCCCCGCGTCGGCCGTTTCCTTCGGCAGCAACACCGCCGCCGGCCGG TTCGAGAAGCGTCATGTCGACGAGAAGAACGACGAGTCAGATGCAGCACGGCGACGACGCAACCAAGAAAG ACATGGCATCTCTCGAGGCCACGCCGGTGATTCTGGTGATTCTGCTtggatgatgatgatgttggacgACGACAGGCCTCCTTCCACCGGACCAGACTCTACTGcgggctcctcctccacctcccgtGCGTCTGCGGCGGCAGAGTTGGACGTGTCCTCGCCGTCGTCGGGGGGCTTCTGGGGCGAGGAAAGCTCCTCGTCGTGGGGCTCGGGAGGAGGGGACTCAGGCTTCGGAGGAGGGGGCTGCTCGGGAGACTAG